Sequence from the Peromyscus eremicus chromosome 4, PerEre_H2_v1, whole genome shotgun sequence genome:
TTTAGCATAACATATAACAGAAGCCATTACAGCAAAAAATGTTACTATACCTATGATATGCTACAGTAAAAGGCAatgcaataaagaaaaagaaaaaaaaagatgttactTCAAAGAAgccctccttaaaaaaaaaaaaaaaaaagccttgaatTGTCAATTAGTGCTTCAAAGCTGCAAGAATCGGGTGTGTTCTGAGCAGCTGTACAGGACAGACATGGGTGCAGTCATCACACAAAATTAATGCCTAGCactaatgatggtgatggtggtggtgatgttaaACCTTATTAAGTGACCTGTTCTCTGGATCATGTTCTTCTATAAATGTGTTTGCTACAGTCCTGCCACAGCTGGGTTCAGGTCCCGAGATGGGGAAGGGGCATGGATGCAAAGAAGTGTCCAACTACCAGATCAGTTTTACACAAGAAGTCAGCCTGGAATAGCTTGAGCCATCTTACATTTGGAAAACAAGCATGTTTTCCCATCTTCCAGCATTAACTCtggagaaaacaaatatttttttttcctaacttctgcatcaaaacaacttttaaaccaaaaacaatGCTCAGCATTTTGTTAACTTGGTTAAATATTGAGCCAGGCACATCCTGGCCTTACAAAGCTAAAAGGTGATAAACATAGGCACATACTCTCAAGAACAACAATATTGTCCAAAACTTAACAAAGTATATTTGCAGAAATAGGGGTGATTTGCCATTGGCTGCTTGCATACAGTTGGCTTGTATTTCTCTGTTTCCTTGTCCTACAAAAGGGTCCCGCATGCCCAAGCTTCTCTATAAAGGGCAAACTTTGACAAAGTTCTCTTTCCATCTTAatgtttttttcaaaattagGAGATGTAGTTAATGTCCCCTTTGTTGCTTCCTTGTATGTGCCCAGTAACTTTTACTGCCGCTGATCCTGCCCACActgagtcagaaaagttcccagggtCTGAGGTGAGAGCTGGTATTTCCAGATAAGAAATCTGAGAAGCATCAGCCCCCAAAGAATTTTAGAGGAAAATAttggagaaaaggaaatggggtTTCTGggaatgatcacatctgtcctATTCATGACTGACAGAATGAAACTAAAAGCCACCAAGAGAATCATCAATACTATGAGAGAAAAGGGAGCTTGCAGGCCGTGGTTTTGCTGCATGAGACTGCTTCCATGGGTCTTGCCTCTCAGACATCTGTTGAACAAGGGCTCATATGCTGATCCAAAACCAGGCCCCATGGCTCCAAAAGATGTTATACGTGGGCTGAGGAGATCACTTATTAAAATACTTAGTTGCAagtatgaggagctgagttcaacaACCAGACCACAAGTACATGGTGGAATGCTTAAAAGCTCTGGGTAGGAAGGGACAGGACAGGGAGGTTTCTAAGGCTCACTGGCCATGCAGCTCAACCTAATCAGCATGTACCAAACAAATAAGGCACTCTGTTTTCAAAAAGCCAAAGTGATCAACACCTGAGGAACAATATctcaggttgacctctggccttcagatGCTagtgaatacatatatacatacccacacacacacatattcatacaacacacacaaaaaaacttatacatgtatattattgGATTAAATAGTCACCATAATCATACAGATGTCTTCCTAGTGTTTATCTTGCTAAATTTAGGCAAAAACCATTATTCACAGGAGTTGGGCACCTTAACTCTCTGGCTGTAGCTGGCAggcaattaaaacattttaaggaaTTCAGAGCCAGAGCTCTCTTAAAATTTAATAAGGAAATGATGTGCTGTTCACTGTGAAAATGTTCAAGAAGAATCTGTGAGAGCTGATGTAGCAAGCCTCAAGAGTTATTCATACACCAAGTATTTATAAAGCATCAAATATGATATTCACAGCTATAAGGGAGAGATAATGAATAGTCCTCTACTTGAGAGCTTATACTTTGAGAGAGAAACACATTTATTACCATTATAATAAAGCTGGTAGAGCAATGAAATCACGAAAATTTTGGAAACAATTCTCAAGAAGGAAAGCTATCAGCAAACACTTCACAACACAGGTGATTTTGAAGTGGGACTCTACGACTCTACCGGTCTGGTATATAGGAAAAGAAAGTAAAGTCACCCCATCTATTCCCCAAGAAGATGTCACTTGTGAACATTCACCATGAACAAGATATAGTGGAGTCACCAAGAAAAGGAAGATTCCATGCTGCCATTAAAGACATTATTCACCTATAGCTTCAACCAACACagacaagaaagaaagggaggaaaatcCATGTTTAGTGACAGCACAGACACTCCATCTCTCTACttaagaaaggatttttttttctagttccatccatttgccgaCAAATTTcgtgatgttatttttttttagcagCCGAGTGATATTCAattgtaaatataccacattttctttctccagacCTCtattgagagacatctaggttctctccagtttctggctattatgagcaGAATAAcaatgaacatgtttgagcaaGTGTACAGTGGAGTGTCCCTTGGGTGTATGTACAAGAACAGTTGGTACacctggatcttgaggtaaatcgagtcccatctttctgaggaactgccatactgatttccatggtggctgaATGAGTTTGCACTCCTATCAGAAatagatgagtgttccccttattccacatccttgtcagcatAAGCtgccacttgtgttattgatcctagccattctgacaggtgtaagatggaatctcaaagtagttttgatttgcatttccctgatggctaagaatgttgaacatttcttaagtgtttctcagccatttgagtttcctctattgtgAAGTCGTTGTTTAggtctgtacctcattttttattgaattatttgGGTTTTAGATATcttagcttcttgagttctttagaatATTTTGGACATCAGCCCtcaatcttttcccattctgtaagctgcctctttgtcctcatgacagtgtcctttgccttacagaagcttctcagtaaCATGATGACCCATTTATGAATTACTGATCTTAGTGTCTTTGCTAAcagtattctgttcagaaaatcaTCTTCTATGCCAATAGGTTCAAGGCTATTTTCCATTCTCTCTTCTGTCAAGTTCAGTATATCTGgctttatattgaggtctttgatctacttggagttgagttttgtgaagggtactaagtatggatctatttgaattcttctacgtgcagacataaatccacacacctataaataCCTAactttttataaagaaaccagaaatgcacactggaaaaaagacatcatcttcaacaaatagtgctggtcaaaTTGAAATGTCTATGTCATTTTAATACCATCTTTGTTGAAATGCACactagagaaaagacagcatattcagcaaatggtgctggtcaaactggaatGTCCTGTCATTTTAAATTCATCTTCATTTATAAATTGTGGACAGTGAAAGAGGGCCTAAAGTAATTTCTTAAATGCCAAAATGTCACAAGTACTGAAATTATTCACAGGAATTATCTAGTGATCATAATCAATAAATGATACAAGATTCTAAGAAGCAATCAGAATAATAGAAAAACCCTtagatataattttaaatgatacattttttcaaataaaaagagaCAACGAGATTGATAGCCTTATCCTCTGATTAATTCCTCTGGCTGGTTTCCTTTCGAAGTTAAATGTAATGAACTTCCTTTTTAAGTTATTATCCTgaggtattttaaataaataaggaaaaaggaaaaagaagaatcaACTTTACCCAAGAGGTAGTTATGAAAACATTCTCCTTACACTGGGTGCAGCTTGGTTAAGGAATATCTCCTAATATTTCACATTACTTCATGATAATTACTAGtgttaataattaattaaatgctTCAAACTAGGTAGCAGAGAGGATGAAAATTTTTTCCAACATGAGAAATGCTAAGTGATTAAAGTGATACACATCACAATTTCTCTGATCATACATGTATTGAGATTACTATACTATACCCCATATATTATATTACTAAGTAtcacttaaaaatatgttttctatttttgagaaaaaaatacattttttcttattttaattacacttctcctttccctttcctcccatcaaactctcccatatacctgtctcctctctccttcaacttcatggcctctttttttcactaatttttttgcatgcatatatgtttatatatgtatatattcctaaatataacctattcagtctgtaaaatgttacttgtaGGTATGCTTTCAAGGCTGACCTAAAACTACAAATTTTTAATGGGCTTTACATTGACTTGAATATTCAAATTAGTCAAGCCATGATAAAAGCAGGTATTAGGAAGATAATCAAGTTCCATAAGTTTACAGAAAGGCAGCTCAGCACTGTGCTTGTATATAACACTAGGTTACCATGGAGTTTTGACCTATTAATAAGAGTCACAGAAGCAGCAATGTGATATCCTTATATCTGTggccaccatttttttttaatatctcacAGAAAAGAAATCCACTTTAACGGTAAGttacactttttaaaatcattccCATCACTTAGCTCTCCTTCACTCCATCCCTAGGTTCTTTTTGACCCACAGCTTTCTCATGGCATTTTTCACCTCTGAATTTCTGAGTGTGTAGATGATGGGGTTCAGCATGGGGGTGATGACCGTATAGAACACAGCTACAAGTTTGTCTTCAGTGAAAGTGGAGGAAGGTCGCATGTAGAGGAAGATGGCCGGTCCAAAGAACAAGATGACCACAGTGATGTGAGAGGCACAGGTGGAGAGGGCCTTGCATCTCCCCTCTGCTGAATGGTTCCTCAAGTTGACCAGAATGATGACATAGGAGGtcaccaggacaaggaaggaaCACAGAGCAATTAAGCCACTATTGGCCATTACAGTGACACTCTCCACAAACGTGTCAGTGCAGGCCAGCTTGAATAGTGGCTGGAGGTCACAGAAGTAGTGGTCAATCACATTGGGACCACAAAAGGGTAACTGAATAGTGATAAGAACCTGAATTAGAGAATGTAAAAAGCCCCCCAGCCAAGAAACACCCACCAGCATGTGACACACTTGGTGACTCATGATGTTCATGTAATGAAGAGgtttgcagatggccacatagcggtcataagCCATCACTACAAGCAAAAAGATCTCAGCAACAcccaagaaatggaagaagaataTCTGAGCCAGACAGCCCTTCAGGGAGATGGTTTTAACTTTAGCAAGTAAATCACTGATGAACTTAGGGACAACAGTAGAGGAGTAGCAGATCTCCACCAGGGACAAGTTGCTGAGGAAGATGTACATGGGGGAACGCAGACTCTTACTGAGAGTGACCATTGCAACAATGAGGCCATTGCCCAGCACTGTGGCCAGGTACACAGGAAGGAACAGTGCAAAGCACACCTTCTGCACCTCTGGATCCCGGAAAAGGCCAGTGATAATCAGTTCAGTCACGTTATTTGCCCTGGCCATGGCTTCAGTTCAAGAGTAATGGACATAAAGCAGGGAATgtcctgaaatttaaaaaaaaaaaatgtagcaccAGTTTATACCATTTCCAGATGTCAGAGAAAGCAAACCACTTACTAATCATGCCTTTAGCCAATAAGTATTAATTCAGAATTCAACATGGCACTCTAACATTTTATGATATTataattttcttacttttatCACTGGAAAACAGAAATCCAGAGACATAATTACTCACCCATAACCACACAGAGGTCAATTCTGGGTCCAGAACCATTCTTTCTAGCTTTTGATATGTTGATGTTTATGACAACATATTCTGAATTTGGACAGCCATTCAAGCTAAGACCTATATTTTTACttcttatattttaatatgtattctATTTTAATATCTCTTCTTCTCGGGCAATTCCCTTGGCCTacttcttcccctctcttctttgtttctttcttctgtgtctcaAAAAGTATCCATTTTCTGTTGTATCAATATATTAATGCATGTGAAAATATGTCTCACCAGTAATCAAGTAAATTCccataaaatataaaaggaaacatgcatttttaaaaatcaatcaagGCTTTTTACTTGGAAAGGTGATGAGCAGAAGAGAGATAACAAGTGCTAGTGTGAAAGTTATGGTTGGCCTCATATTCAGTTGTAAACATGAAGACCAGTACCACCACCCTAGAGAACAATCTACCATCAAATTTATGGACAGGTACTTCCATCAATGAGTAGCAAAGAAAGTCTAATGCTACACATAAGTATTGGGGGCAGTGTATTGCAGCCATTTGCAACTGCCTTTAATAAATCTTCCCAAACTCTACATTCAAGAGTGCCATCTTGGTATCCTTATGTCAGTCAAGGTCACAGTATTTATATATTGTAAATTATCAAACACAATAAATCAGATTTATCCTTATTAAGAAGACCCATTTGCAAGCACACAACTTGGTAGAGACTATCAGAagagatttttatttccttatacAGTAAAAATACACTCCAGCCACACCCTGCCAGAGAGCCGAGTGAATTTGGAAGAAGAGATTAGGCATACACAGGCAGGACCTTACCCTCCTCCCCTCTAAATGAATATTTCAAATAACATACTTTTTCCTCAGAGGTTCTGTCTCTGTGGTTGAGTAAATCCAGTGCTGccatgcctgtgtgtatatgtttgccaAACTCTTGAGCAAACTATACAAAAGCTACATGGACAGATATAAGCCACCATCTCCCTATCATCTTCATCAATAACAAGGCAATGCTTTCTGCTCACTCAAGTGTCTCCTTTCTAAATTACTTCAGCTTCCATGGGTGGCAGAAATATTAAGTTTCCTAAAAAACATAGAATGTATGAAGTGATACCACTTTACAACAGGAAAAATGTAATAATCTAAGTATATATCAAAGCTATGGCAGTATTATTTATCTACCCAAATAGGAAGCATAGTCTCATATTTCTGAGCAAATATCTGTCATTTgaccaaaaagaagaaatgaatgggTCATTCATTAACAGAATCTGTAAACAAAGACATAACAGATGAGTTCAAATTAAATATGACCTCTGTTAGAAATTTTAGGTGCATTtacctaaataaatacataattcttCTCTGAGCTTAAACACAATTTAATCTTGATCTATTACAGAAGTTAAGATAAATTTAAACACAATTTAATCTTGATCTATTACAGAAATTAAGATAAATTACTAGAACAAATATGAGACATCACTTGGAGATAGAATTGTGTAGATTCACAGTGTTCCAGGCTTCATCCTCAAACTCCTTTGGGAATGACCTTTGTCTCTGGAAatgactctctctctttctctctctctctctctctctctctctctctctctttctccctgtccttcttcttcctctccctgcccccactcacCATTCAAACCCTCTCTCACTTAAATGGTAAGAAATACCTCCTGCTTTGCTTCATACTAGAACAGAACATACGATAGAATATAGACAGACCATGACTAGGGAAAATATGAGACAGCTTGACATAGTAATTGATCTTCTTGGGGTGAAGTAATAGAACTCTACCAATAAAGGCCCCAATCTAGTAATCCCCAAATAGTATTTTATAGAATGCATAATTGCAAAGAAATTCAGCATCATCCCATTTCATGCTATGGAttttaaaccaaaagaaaagtTATGAGCTCAGTTCATTACTGTCTACTCAACCACCACTTCTTCTCAAAAATGAATTCTCATGGCTCTAATAAAAATGTAACTAGCCCAACATCCTATGTCAGATGAGAAACTCTGCACCTTGCTTCTAGTCACACCACCTACCTTTATATCAGAAAAGCTGCTGTGCTCTTATGCTTCCTTGGAacaacaagtaaaaaaaaatggatagcATGAATTTCAAATACACTCAATGTGCCTCCAAGTCAGCATAATGTTAGGTACCCAGCTGGAACACATCACTACTCCAGGCGTGTTCAGACTTAGGAAAACTGGGCTGGGAGAATAAGTGGATTGTTGCCTGAAAATGCCGGTCCCAGAGCAAGGAAGAAGATCTGTGGGCTAATGTTACCACCCCGCTGATTTCTCACTAAAGACACTCAGCTCATACTCAACTAAGCCACTCTGGGGGCAGTGCTGACGAGAATTTAAAGAAAGATTATTCTAACTCCCTCTTTTCGTATATGAAGAGACATGGGCTGAGAGAGGGCAATTGGCTTTCCAAAACCATACTCTAATCATTTTCCAGGTACTATCTCCGAAATCATTACTCTTTCCAAAAATACTAGGCTATCATTGGTGATATGGGGTGATCATTGTTACTATAGTTAAGGAGTTGGCTCTGTCTCCTAGAACATATCAAGAAGGATCCTggcagctttaaaaaaacaagacaCAGTAAGCAGAGTCTAATATAAATCACAAAAGGGGAAATTCACAACATCTGCGTTTGAATTTGCAATTTTGAAGAAACAAAATCCCTAAGAATGGTAAACTCAGAGTCTCTGGGATCCTGTTTTGATAAGAAACTACCCACCCATACAAAGTCCAAGCACTGCAACTGAATGCTCACATACTTGAACTGTTCAGAGTAAACCAACCCTCAGCTTGTAACCAAGGGACCAACTTCCCCATGGAATTTCTTCTCCCTGCACTAAAACTTGCCAAATAACTATGACTTGAAGAAAGTTTCACAATCTATTCCAATTATTTTACTGTCCCTTCCATGTTGTTTTGCACACAGTAGAGAGAAAGAACACGAAGTGTCAAAAGCAAGGCCTGCAGGAGACATTTGACTAAACTTGCCAGCTGAAACTTAATCCCAGATGAATAAGGAAAGAGCAGAAGCCCACTGGGCACTGGTCATCAGTACAGGATTCACTGTCCACCTACAGCTGGGCTGCTCCACTTTCCCTTCTCGTTCCTCTTTGCTTACACTTCTCATTTTAATAAGAGTCCACCTAGCCTAGCATTGCTGTAGCCTTCATGGATGGTGTATACTATTTGTGCATAAAAGCACTTagtctctgtgtggctctgtccCTATATCAACAACAGCGGTCCAGTCAAGGAACGTAGCCGGAATTTCTTCTGGTAGAGAGGTCATTTGTTGATCCATTTATTCATCCATCAATTAACAAATATAATATTGAATTCTATGATGTTCCAAGTTCTGTTATAGGTACTAAACAATAcactgtgaaaaaaataaagccatttaaGCTCATGGATGCAGCATCCTTAATTTCTCTTTTACAATATAGCTGAggtagagagaaaatgaaaagataattcCAGACAGTCAACTCAGACCTTTCatgagtagaaagaaaaaaattaaatatgacaaAAAAATACTAGTGGACATAGCCACAGGATAAGACATGCTGAATACATCACACAATTTCGCTCAAGGACATAGATAAATCAATCTCAAGCCAACTGCAAAACTTCCTCCTTGCTGAACATCTTTCAcggtaccagaaggtgctatgcaggctgctggaaAGAAAAGACAGCAGTGATCTTACCCAGTGCTGGGCCATACATGCTACAATAGTGACATGCCAGGAGCaatgtgcccactggtgcaatcGTGGTATGATGGCTATGGAGTAACCAGCTGGTCTCTGAGAGGATGTGAGGCCtgttccacaggagggaattcatgcctggccAAAAGCCCATAGCTGGGACAGTCATAGACCCTCAGGTagaaattgttgttgttgttgttaatattctgacccgccccttctAATCCCACCTCTTGGGGctgccctgcatcctgacataaaagcctcattttaaggaaaaaattcctccccttcctctctctcttctgctctctctttgTCCATttccatgaggtgtgcacacctctgctttctctcccttctctttctcccctctctccctctttcctatctttctcttcatctctctatcataataaactctccatgtggatgcagcgCCTGGGTATGAATGACTTTCCGTGAGCCGCTGCCcccactgcatctgcccagcctgTTTTCCCACACCCCTGGCCTGGCAAGCTGGGGGTTCCCGACTCATGCAAATTCATAAcaattgttgttgttattgctgttgttgttaaaaGGTCATGTTCTCTTCTAAATGCTTATGTTTATATctactgtgatggctaatcttggttgtcaacttgactatatctggattgatctacaatccagaaatgaagAGCATGCTTGTGATCTGGATCTTGGGGGcaggaagacaacatgcctttaatccagatcttgaagcaggaaggcacacctttag
This genomic interval carries:
- the LOC131908371 gene encoding olfactory receptor 4B1-like, with protein sequence MARANNVTELIITGLFRDPEVQKVCFALFLPVYLATVLGNGLIVAMVTLSKSLRSPMYIFLSNLSLVEICYSSTVVPKFISDLLAKVKTISLKGCLAQIFFFHFLGVAEIFLLVVMAYDRYVAICKPLHYMNIMSHQVCHMLVGVSWLGGFLHSLIQVLITIQLPFCGPNVIDHYFCDLQPLFKLACTDTFVESVTVMANSGLIALCSFLVLVTSYVIILVNLRNHSAEGRCKALSTCASHITVVILFFGPAIFLYMRPSSTFTEDKLVAVFYTVITPMLNPIIYTLRNSEVKNAMRKLWVKKNLGME